The genome window CGAAAAAAATCTCAACGATCTTGAGAAGAAGGTCCGGTCGGATCTGCAGAAAATCGAGGAAGCGTTGGTGCGAAGTGAAGAACTGGTTGGGATCAAGCGCGACCTGATTCAGAAAAACCTGGAGTCGCTGGTCAAGATGTACTCCAGCATGAAAGCGACCGAGGCCGCCACCCTGATGGAGAGCATGGATCAGGACATCGCGGTGCAGATTCTTTCCAAAATGAAAAGCCGGGATGCCGGTGCGGTGCTGGGAAAAATGAACACCCAGGTGGCCAAAAACCTCACTGAAAAGATCGCCGGGAAAGCCAAACAGCCCTGACCGGTTTTCCTACTTGTTTTCCTGCCGGTTTTTTTTGGTTTTAGACTCTGCCGTGGCCAGCCCGAAGGACATCAGGTATTTCATTCCCTCTTCCACACTGATATCCATCGTTTCCACATCCTTGCGCGGCAGAACCAGATAAAATCCCAGCGTCACGTTGGGGATCAGCGGAATGAACACATTGACCGGTTCCTCATCAAAGTTTTCGCGGACCTCGCCCCGGGTGCGGCCCGCCACCAGACCGAACATGCGCATCCCGTCGTGTGGATACTTGACCACGACCACTTCATCGAAAGAACCGGTATCGGCTTCGGAAACCGCATCGGTGACTTTTTTGATGGTGGTGTAAACGCTACGGACGATGGGGGTCTGGTGCAGGATTCGGTCTCCCAGGGCCACCAGCTTCTTGCCGAAAAAATTGGTGGCCACCAACCCCACTGCAAAAATAATCAGGCAGACCATAAAGAAGCCCAGCCCCGGCAGGTAGAAATCCTCAGGCAGAGGCAGGTTCCAGCGGCGGATGACAAAGGAAATCCACGGAGCCATGATGCGATCCAGGTGGTTGATCACAAAGGCCAGGAGAAAGACCGTCAGGCCTGCGGGAATGAGGATCAACAAACCTGCTACCAGGTATTTTTTGAAAAACGTTTTCACAGCGAAGCCCTATCACCCCTCCGGGACACGCCCGGGAGAAATGGAATGTGATGCCGGTATTTTACCAGTTTCGGGGGGACGGCTACGACTTTTCTTCCAGTTTTTGGATGTGGCTTCGAACCCTCATGGTCAGGGCGGGGCGGGAGGACTGGGCGCGTGTCACAAACTGCTTGTAGTGCTCAATGGCTTCCGGGATGCGGTTCATCTGCTCATACAACAAGGCCAGATTGTAATAGCCTTCCGGCTGTTTGGGGTCCAGATTGATCACCTTGCGGTAAAGCATTTCGGCACGGCGGTAATGATTCTGCTTTTTGTAGATGATGGCCAGATTGTTGTAACTTTCTACATTACGGGAATCGATCTCCGTCGCTTTTTCATAGTACCGGATGGCGCTCATCGGATCCCCATGCAGGTAATACATGAGACCGAGGTTGTTGTAGGCCTTGACGTAGGCGGGATCAATGCGGACCGCCTGCAACAACTCCCGGATGGCCTCCTGGGAACGGCCCAACTTTTTGAAGATCAATGCCCGGTTGTTATGGATACGAGCGTTTCCGGGATCCAGACGTTTTGCCTTCTCATAAAATTCCAGCGCCAGAAAGTAATCTTCGTTTTGATGATGAAAGGAGGCGATATTGAAGTACCGCGATTTGTCGTCCATCGTTCGGGAATCCCGTCCGGTTTTCCACTTCTGCATGTCCGCCTCATTGGGCATGACGTGAATCGAGTCGTCGCCCGAAACGGATTTCTGTTCCGCCGCCAGGTCCAAAATCTGGTCCGATTTCTGCTCCGGCACGGCATTCTGTTGCATTGCCGGAACCGTTTCATTTTCATTCAGCAACGATGTCACCGGCACTTCCTGAGCCAGTTGAGTTCCTTCCGGCGCATTCTGCGTTTCCATTTTATCCTGAGGCGCATCCGTCAGGTCCGCTCCCAATCCTTCCGTCAGAGCGGCCACCTGCTCCAGGGACGATTCGGGTTTCACAAAGGGTGTGTAAGGAATCTTAGCCGGCTGTTTTTCCCCACCCGGAACGAGAGGCTGCGGTTGCGGCTTCGATTTGGACTTTAGCTTCGGCTCCGTTTTTATTTGATTGCCGGTGGTCGAGATCGACTGGACGGCGGCTTTTTCTTTTTCATTGTCTTTCGCGCCTCCCTTTTTCTTCAGCAACGGGGCCTGGCTCTTCTTCCCTGTCTCAGGCAATACCGCGACCGGGGGTTCCGGCTTCGCTGCCACAACCGCCAACAGACCGGTCCCTTCCACAGGGCCTTTCTCTGGAGGTGGGGTGTCTTTCTTTTTCTGGGACGGGTTTTCTTCCGGGACGCCGGTTTGCGGGGAAGTTCCTGTTTGGGCGATGTCCGGCCGAGGCGCCGCGGCCAGGATAAGAGGTTTGGTCCGTGCCTGATACTGCTGTGAGGGAACGAAGATCGTGAACCAGCCGCCGATTAAAATCAGCACCCAGCCCAGGACGACGCTTACTTTTTTTAAAATGTCCACCAACCCCGGCAAGTTTGAGAAACGTAGAACGTTGCGCTCGATTTGCTCCTTATCCCGGTCCCTGTCTTTTTGTGCTTTTTTCAGGCTATCCGCGATCAAACTCATGGAGGCGCATCCTCTCAACCCTTGGGATTGTATGAAAGCAATATAGGTTCGACTCCGGAATTTGCCAATCGAGATAAGTCCGTGCGGGCCGTCTTGACGTCTTCATAAGGGCCGGCATAAACCACATACCAGGGTTTCCCGGAACGGGTCGTTTCCCGAATGTAGGCGGGGTACCCCTTGCCTTCAAGCTCACCCAGGATGCGCGCCGCCTTGGACTTTTTTGTCCAGGAGCTGATCTGGATTCGGTAAAGTTCTTCCGGCGTCTGCTCGGAAAAGATCAACGGCAACTTGATTATTTTTTCTTCCCCGCCGGATTGGGAGTCCCGTTGATCACTCGCTTTCCTCGACGACGCCTTGGTCTGCGGGGAAGGTGCGGTGAGTGTCGGCGTCATCGGTTTGAATTCCGTTGTCACCCCGGGTTCCGTTCCTGCTCCAAATGGCACCATGGAACTGATGGAGTGCTTCAGATTCCTGATCGTCTGCAAGTAAGCCGTATCTCCCCGGACGAAGAACATGGTTCCCGCGATGAAGAACAGGATCGATGCCGCCACCGCCAACCGCAGCTTCATGATGAAATCGAATTTGGTGCGCTCACCGTCGTCCCCGAGAAGGCTTTTGATTGCCTGCCGCACGTGTTTGGCGTCGATGCATTTGTCACGAGCGTTGTAGCCCGCAAGCAACGCACGATCACAAACCAGATTGATCAGGCGCGGATATCCCTGCGTGTAGGAATGGATCGCTTTGAATGCGGTACGGCTGAACGTAACACGGGGAACCGCAGACGCCACACGCAGCCGGTGATAAATATACGTTCGGGTCTCGTCAGCGGACAGCGGTTTTAATTCGTAACGAACGGAGATGCGTTGATTCAGCTGTTTGAGTTGAGGCAGGCCCAGCTTTTCGTTGAATTCCGTCTGGCCGACAAAAATGATCTGCAGCAGTTTCTGTTTTTCCGTTTCCAGGTTGGACAGCAGCCGGACCTGTTCCAGAACATCGAGCGACAAGTTCTGCGCTTCATCAATGATGACGATGGTGGACCCACCCATCGCATACTGCGCCAGCAGAAAGTCGTTCAACGCATCCAGCAATTCTTTTTTCGACGCATGGCGCAACCACTTGGTTTCCTCAGGCGTCCATTTGCCGGCGGGGTCTCCACCGTGTCCGTTGTTTCCCGCCTGCAATTCGGAATCGACCGTCGTCGCCTTGTGCTCTATAAACTGCGGCTTGGCGCCTATATCCTGGACCAGCGCCCGCAACAGATCCGAAGAGGACAGCATGGGGTTGAGAATCAACGCCACCTTGTCCTGGGAATCGATGGTCTCCAGCAACGCCCGGCACAATGTGGTTTTTCCGGTTCCGATGCCTCCGGTGATGGCCATGAACCCTTCCCGCTGCGAGATTCCGAACATGATATGGTCCAGCGCTTCCTGATGGACTTCGCTGAAAAAGATGTACCGCGGGTCTGGCGTCAGACTGAATGGCTTTTCCTTGAAATTGTAAAAAACTCTATACACCCTGCCCCCCTTATTCTTCCGTCATGAGCTGGGATTGCATGGGAGACAGGAATTGATTGAAACGATCCTGCTCCTTCTTCAAGCGTTCATCAATTGACAATCCAACCATGACCTTGGGAGTCAGAATGATGACCAGCTCCGTTTTCTCATCCCTGTTGGCTTCATACTGGAACAACTTGCCCAGCAGGGGGATTTTCCCCAGAAAGGGCAGTTCGTTGTTATCCCGTTGCCGCGTATTCTTCATGAGCCCGCCGATCACAATCGTCTGGCCGCTCTTGGCCATGACCACGTTATTGGACTCGCGCACATCCAGAACGGGAACCCGGTTCTGACCGTCCGGGGAGACACGTTCTCCGGAGCGCTCCGACACGCTGGTGTTGATACTCATCATCACCGTGCCGTCCATGTTGATCTGCGGCAACACGTCGAGAACGATGCCAATGGTGATCTGCGACGGGATGAACTGCGTGGCCGAGGCCTGCGTCGTCGTCGCCGGAATGACCACCGGCATAAAGAAAATGTCCTCAGTGCCGACCTTGATCACCGCGCGCTGATTGTTCAGCGTGGCGATTTTGGGGCTCGACAGGACACTGACATTTCCCTGATCGCTGAGCGCGTCGATGAGCACACTGATCTGCGTGTTGCTGAGGCCATAGAAAATTCCGCCCGCCCCGGCAATCATCGTACCGAGGGTGCTATTGGATCCGCCCGAGTTGGAAAAGTTGAACGGCTGCCCCGGACCCGGCGTCAACCCCTGAAAAATATCCGGATCGGAATCATGGATGATTTTCAACGGACTGACCTGGCTCCAGTCCACGCCCAACCGGTATTCGTCGCTGAGGTTGACTTCCAGAATTTTCGCCTGAATGAACACCTGGCGTTGCACCGAGCCTTCTATGGCTTCCAGAAATTCGGCGACTTCGAGCAGGACGTCCGGATAATGATGGACGATGACCACGCCTGCCTGCCGGTTGATGGAGAAATAACTGTCCTGCCGTTTCTTGTCTTCCTCGTCCTTGCCCGGCAATTCACTGCCGATCTCGTCCGGGTTCAGCGGTTCGGTTTGCGCAGTGGGCGGCTGAAGGCCCAGCATGTTACCCAGCAGATTGCCTTGTTGCCCGGCATTGGTGCGGCCCGTGCGCCCGCGCTGTTCCTCAAAGATCTTTTCCTCATTCATCTCGTCGATGTTGTCAATCTTGCCGGCAACAATGCGCTTGAGACCGAAGAAAATTTCACGCCACAGATCATTGCGCTCGGAGGTGACCAGTTGTGTGGAGGTGCGGTTGTTCTGCTGATTCTGATTGTTGCCGGAGGAGTTGCCACTGAATCCGCCTCCGAAATTTCCGCCCGCGCCTCCCGTGAACCCCGACGCCACGCTGTTTTGACTTCCGGAAGTACCCGTTCCGCTCATCGACTGCACGGTGCTGGCTCCGGCGCGCTGGGAAACGATGTAGTTCATGCGGAACATGCGCGTTTCCATTTTACGCTTGAACACGCGGATGAATTTGCCGTCGAATTTGTAATCGAGGTGGAGCGGGGCGAGGACGTTTTCAAGCGCTTCGGAAATGGTGACGTCCTTGAGATCGACCGTCACTTTTTTCTGGATATCGGGATCGATGATGATGTTCTGCCTGACTCCTTTGGACAGAGCCATGAGGATGTTCTTGATGTCCGCATCTTTGGCCGACAAGGTGAACCGGGGCCCGGCACGCTGGAGCTGCTCCATGCGCACACTTTCTTCCCCCAGACCTTCCGGAACGAATTCGGGCTGACTCATCAGCAATTCCGCCGACGGCATGCCCGGATCGAGTTCCTGATCGAACGCATCGGGTTTCTGGCTTTCAAACGTCTTGTTCAACTCCGCCTCGTTGGACTGAGCCAGCGGGGAGTTGCTGTACGGATTGGAGGCGCAGGACGTCCCGCTCCACAAAACCCATGCAGCAATGAACGCGCAGACTGGTTTGTTTAACCTTGTCATAAATAACTTTAAAATATATTAATTTGTTTAAATTTAACTATAAATACTACACCAAATCAACCTGGGATTCCAGAAAAATATTAAGGTTTTTCTTTTTTCAATGGCTTGCAAGAGCACGATTGGCGAGGGAGGGGGTGCGGAAACAATCAGGGGAGGGTTCGTTTCACTGCCAGGGGCGAGGGTTGCAATTCCAGGGTGCGGCTTTTTTTGGCTCCCATGAGCACGACGGCATCACGGCCGATGTCCACGATTTCGTGTCCGTTTAACGAATCCCCTATCATATAGTTGCCGTCATTGATCACCGCGACGGGTCGCGGCCCCCCCCACACCACCGCCTGCAACGTCAGCGGCGGTGTCTCCACAGAGTCTTTTTGTTTGACGGGTTCCTTCTCTTTTTCCACAGAAACACTGCCGGATTGAGGCGCTTTGTAATACACGCCGGACGGCAGGGCAAACGGGTTGCGCTGAGTGCGAGCCATGAGGGATTCCGCATCCCGTACCGCCAACGCGGATTCCGGGAGCCACGCCATCGATAAAATCAGCACCCCCATCCACCAGCGGTACCGGAATTCATTTTGGGTTCGGTTCACGGCCTGCCTCACAACACAAACAATTGGATGATCATTTCGGTCTTCACCAACGGATGCGTGTCCCGGGTCCGGTCGATCTTCAGATTCTGGATCGAGAGCACCGCCGGGACTTCTTTCAGGGACTGCACGAAACGGCCCACGCCCTGATAGTCGCTCTTAATAGAGAGTGCCAGCATCACTTGCTTATAACGAACGCCACTCACCTCCACCTCCGTTTCCCGGGAGTTGAGGCTCAGCATCTCGGCTCGATGAAACTTGGCCTGTTTGCTGAGTGCGCGGACAATGCCTTCCACGTTTTCGGTCATGCTGGCCTTGGTGACCCGGATTTCCTCGCGCAGAGCACTTATCTGATCGTTCACCTGTTGAATCTGAGCCACCAGTTGTTCCGGGCTGGAGCGGGCAAGAGCCAATTCGAAACCATGCAGGCTTTCTGTAATCTGTTCCGTCTGCTTTACGATGTTATCGCGTTTGGCTGCCAACGGTTCGTATTCGAGCTTGTAATAACCCACGCCGATGACCACCAACGTTGTCATGATCAGGAGCAGGACCTCCCGCGTCGTCAACTTTTGCACCCAGGGTTGTTTGGGAAGATTCATCCTCAAAACCTCACGTCACGCCCGGTCGAAGGACCGGCGTGATGAACAGAGTGAAATCGATGCTCTTCCGGGTATAGCGATCCGTGTCCGTCACCTGCGATGTCATCAGCTTGACCTCGGACAACAGAGGCGACTTTTTCAGGTCCTTGAGAAACGCCTCCAGCGTTTTGAGCACTTTTTCACGGTTGCCGAATATGCTGCCCTTTACCAGCAACGCCCACCCTCTTTGCACGACTTTGCTCGTGTCCTCGTCTTCTTCCAACGCTCCCCCGTATTCGCTGAACGTGATCTGCTCCAGAGCCATGTTCCAGATGACGCGCGCCGCAATTTCATTCAGTACGCGCGGCAGATCCACCGGCGCCACCTGTTTTCGGGGCAGTTGAGCCTGCTCCGCCATCAGAATTTCTTTTTCTTCCTTCAGCTTTTTCAGTTTGCGCTTCGGGATATCGAGCGCCACAAAACGCTGCTTGAGCTGGTTCAATTGCTGCGTCCGGATCGCCAGGTTGTGTTCTTTATCATGGAGATCCAGCCGCAACAAGACACTGAATGCGGCCAGCAACAGGATCGCGATGGGAATGGGCGCCAGACGCGCCAGTTGTTGCAGGGTCTTGCTGAAGGACCGGCGGAACTCTTCCGGCAGCAGGTTGATCTTTTCGCACTGGTCCACGGCGCAGCCCGCGGCGGCCACCATGCTGTGGCCGTGTTCGGCGGCGTCGTCTTCGAGGTTGGGGCGATCCGGACTGGACAACTGCGACAACGGATTGTACGCGCTCACCGTCAGGTCAAAGTGCGCGCGGACATACTCCATAAAACCCTGGAGGCTGGTAGCCCCGCCGGTGAACACCACCCGCTCGACACTGGTGACGATGTAGGTGTTGACGAAGGAATCGATGGAGCGCTCGATCTCCTCCACCTGCCGCGTGACCACCGGCAGAATGCGTTCACGGAATTCACGGACAGGAATCCGATCGTGCGTCTCTTCCTCACTGCCTTCGGGCGGCAGCCCGTAACGCAGCTTGATTTCTTCCGCGCGTTTTTCATCGACCTGCACGGTGCGGCCGGCAGCGGTCACATAGTCGCCGACCAGGGCCTCCGTGATGTTGACGCCGCTGTTGGGAATTTCGCGGGAGAACAGGATTTCCATGCCGGTGACGAAATACACGCGGGTGCGCTGCGCCCCCATGTCGATGTAACAGGTGGAATGATCTTCCTTATGCGTGTCTTCAACCCAGACCCCATCGTACTCCTCAAGCGCCAGGGGCAACGGCAGGATGCCCGCGACCTCCAGCCCCGCTTCGGTGGCAATGGACACCAGCCGCTCCACTTCCTCCCGGGGGGCAATGACCGCCAGCAGCTCGTCGAACTCCAACCCCTCCTGCACGGTCTGCCCCAGCAGGTGAAAATCGACCACCGCTTCCTCCGGAGAAAACATCATGGCCTCGCGAGCGTCCCACTTGATCGCTTCCACCAGTTCCGAGTCCGGCATCTTGGGGATTTGGACCTTCCGTACCAGTATGTTGTAACTGCCAATCGTCAGGTAAACGCGCTTGGTCTTGATGCCCTGCCTGGAATAGAGCAGGCGGACGAGCCCGGCCAGCATTTCCTCGTTGTTGGCGCTGTCGCCCATCGCCTTCGGCACCACTTGGTAGCCCGAAGCGCCGATGGACCAACCGTCGCGACCCGGTTGCAGTTCGACCATCTTGATCGCATGGGAACCGATATCCAGTCCGACTGCGGTTTTACCTTGATTGAAGGACGATAACGCCATCCAGATTGCCTCTAAAATTAAAACTTAAGCCGTTTCAATGACTTAAAATCCACATCGAGCGGGCACGTGTAAGGACACCATTTTACATCAAGTCGCCACCTCAGCCTAATCTTAATTTAATCAATAGCTTAAAAGAATACGCCCATTTTAGCAGAACCCAGCCCGCCCGCTTCCCAAATCAGGGCAGGCATTGATTGTATTGCGGGGAGTTGGTCGCCGCGGTCGCGGCCCAGGTCGCCGTGGTGTCCTTCTTTAAATCCACGGCGTCGGCAAGGATGGCACCGGTCAAAACAGAATTTTGTTCGAAGGTCACCTTTTTGTCGGAAATAATGCCTCCAACGAATACAGAATTGTCCTTCAGGGTCACATCTTCTTCCGCGAGTAGGAGCACATTTGCCGCGTTGCCGCCCACGGCATTGATGATGGTACTGTTCTCCATCGTCAAAGTTTTTTCCGTATGAATGGTCAAGGTTCCGTTGACCTGGATTTCCGCATTATCCTTCATCAAAATCTCATCACCCACATAAATGGTGACATTACCGTTAATAATAAGACGGCTTGCATTTTCCATGGTGAGTTTCTGAGCAACATAAATAGTGATATCCGAGTTGATGGTGATGTCGTAGGAAATCAGGTGGCTATAATTACAATAGTGGTAGGGCGCGAGGAGAACCGGAGCGTTCACCATCGGAATGTAATCCAGATTCGGGCAGCCTCCCGGCGTGCCGGGAAATGCAATCGGATCGACCAATTGCGGGTTTGGACAATACCCTGTCTCCACCGTGCCGGTGACGCTGGCTTGCGGATGGACGCTTGGGGCCTGGCAGGAGGTGACAACGTTCTCTGCCAGCTTGCAGGAGTTGGCCTGCACGATGGTTTTGGACACTTCACGCTGAGCCCCCCGGTAAGTGCCGACGGAGGTGACGACGACGGTGCTGGCATCCACAGGCGCGAAGCTGGTGGTAAAATCCCCGTTGCCGGAACCGAAGGTTTTGGTGAAGCCGGTGACCAGCAGGGTCCAGTCGGTGTTGGCGGTCACCGCCGGGCAGTTGACATCGTTCAGCAACAAACAGGTTTCCGTGTAGCGCAGTCCGGCTTCTGCTGCCATGAAGGCATTGCTGCCGGTGGAGGCGAGCGCCGATCCGTATTGCTTGGTCTGCGTCTGGATCAGGAAACTGAGGGCGATGACGGCCACCAGCGCCGTCCCCAGCAACACCAGCACCAGCGCCGCAATGCCACGCTCATTATGGAGTGTTCCTGTTTTCAAAAAAAGATTCCGCATGGTCAACTCAAGGTGCGCGGCCGCACCGCCGAGGTCAGTGAAAACGCGCCGCTCTGCGCGCCGGTGACCGTCATCGAGAGAGTGTACCAACCGCCGTTGTCGGTGATGGAAAACGCGGTCATGCCCGTCGCAATCGTCGTGGTGGCGCTGCCCGTGCGTTGCAACGTGTCGGCGCCGGGACTGTAGGTGTAGCTGACGCCGCTGGTGGTCGTATCCTGCGCGTAGCCGAACTGCTTGTCGAAGGTGACGGTGTTGCCCGCGATATTGACGGTCGCCGGATCGGCGATGCGCAACTCGCGCACCAGCGCTTCCATGGCATAGTGCGTGCTGCCCACCACCTCCACCCGTTCGGAATGGAGCGTGTCCACCTGCGCCGCCTTGAAAAGAAACTGCGCACCCACCGCCACCATGATGCCGAGAATGACAATGACCACGATGATCTCGATCAACGTCATGCCCTGTTCATTCTGAATGCGGCGGCGTGGCGTCATGGCATCAATCCGTGGCGAACAAGGCGTAAAAGTTGACGGGAGTCATGTTGGCGCGGCTCACCGTCAGCGTGACTTTTTTGCCGAAGGTGGCTCCGGGACTGGAGGTATCGGGATCGGTGGCGTTGACGTCCTCCACCACCCAGTCATAGGAGTACGCGGCGAATCCGGCGACCGCGCACTGCACTTCGGTGACCGTCGCCTGAAACGCGGCACAGGTGTACGTTCCCGCCGCCGGGATCTGCGTGCGGGTTCTGGCGGCCATGGCCTCCATCTGCAACTGGCCCAGTTCCGCCGCCTCGATGACGTACTCCGGCGTCACCGATCCTTTCAAACTGGAAAACGCAATCATGATCGAAGGCACGGCAATGGCCACGACCAGAATGGCGATGATGATTTCGATGAGCGTGAAGCCGGCTTCGGTATCCATCCGCCGCAGCCGGAGTTGCCCGGTCTCGTTGCTCATGTCACCGACACCCTCCCCGAAAACGCTTCGACGGTGATGGATTTGGTCGCGCCTCCCGGTCCGGACAATGTCACCGTGCTGATCGTCTGCGGCTCGCCGTATTTGTTGAAATTGATGGTGCCGCCGGTGCCGATGGTGATGCCGCCGGGCAGGGTGCGGTTGGCGGTGAACGCGCCGACGGGATCGGTCAGCGTGTAGGACGCCGCGCCGCCGGTGAAGGCGATGCCGATGGGACTGCCCGCCGCCGGGTTGCGCGCCATGGCCAACTCCTGCGCGAAACGCAGGTCGGAAGCCACCATGCTGGCGGCGCTTTGCAGGGAAATGGCGCCGGTTCCCAAACGCGGCAGAAACAGCGCTCCCAGCACCCCGACCAGAACGATCACCATGATCGTTTCCAGCAGGGAAAATCCCTTTGCGTTGTTCCACACCGGGGGATGACGCCGACTCATGAGCCAACCTTCAAAAAAAGGGCTGTCGATGGGCTTTGGGACTCCCGCAGGAGTCACAAAAACCCTACAGACAGTATAAGGCCATTGCCGCGAATGAAAAGGGGAGGAACGCGCTCAAAGTTAGCCTTTTCAGGCCAATTCGCACATTTTGTTGGGGGGAGCCGATGCCGCGGGTGGCGGCGTCTTGCGTTTCGGCTGTTTTTCCAGCGGTTGCGGATAGCGGTAGGTCTTGCCTTCGAAATTCCGAACCACGACTTCCTTCTCGTTGAATTCGACGATCGAGTCGGGCAGCAAGCGCACCTTGCCACCGCCGCCCGGCGTGTCGATCACAAAGTAAGGCACCGCCATGCCGGAGGTGTGGCCCTGCAGGCCGCGGATGATTTCCAGACCTTTTTCAACCGTGGTGCGGAAGTGATCGGTGCCGACAGTCATATCGGCTTGATAGAGGTAATACGGTTTGACGCGGATGCGCAGCAGTTTCTGCACCAGTGTTTTCATGGTCTCGACATCGTCGTTGACGCCTTTCAGCAACACCGTCTGCGCGCCCAGCGGCAGTCCCGCATCGGCCAGCCGGTTGCAGGCCAACTCCACTTCCGGCGTGATCTCGTCCGGGTGGTTGAAGTGCAGGTTGGCATACAAGGGATGGTACTTTTTCAGGATCTCGCACAACTCCGGCGTCACGCGGTCCGGCAACGTGCCGGGAACGCGAGTGCCGATACGGATGATGTCCAGATGCGGAATGTCGCGCAACGCTTTCAGGATGCGTTCCAGCTCGCGGTCGGGCACCAGCAGGGGATCGCCGCCGGACATGATGACGTCGCGGATTTCGGGATGTGCGGCAATGTATTCGATGCCCTGACGCAAGGTCTCGCGGGTGACGATGCCGGGAAACCCGATCTTGCGTTTGCGCGTGCAGAAACGGCAGATGATCGGACACTGGTTGTTGAGCATCAACAGCACGCGGTCCGGGTAGCGATGCACCAGCTCCGGCACCGGCATGTCTTTTTCTTCGTGCAGGGGATCGGAGTCCAACCCCTCTTCCACATTCAACAAGTCGTCCAGTTCTTCGGACGTAGGCACCACCTGCTTCCACAACGGATCGTTTTCGCTTTTGACCTGTTTCAGGAAATAGGAGTTGATGCGGATGGGGAAGATCTCCGCCACCTTTTTCAGTTTTTCCTTATATTGATTGTCGCCGGAGACGAAGGGCAGATCCTCCACTTTGACGACGCTATCGCTCAATTGCCTTTGCCAGGATTCCATGACGTCCTTTTCCGATTTCAGTTGGAGTTGCTGGAGTACGTGGATTTCAGGTATCGGATGATTTCGTACTCGTCGTGCAGGATGACATCGCCGTCAACGAGAACGGGAACGAAGGTTTGACCGGTCAGTTCCTTGACTTCCTGCCGCTGCTGGTGAGGTGCAGGGACCATGATGGTTTCATAATCGAGGTCCAGCTGCTCGAGCGCGGATTGCACCATGGTGCAGTAACCGCACCCGTAAACACTATAAAATTTAATCATATAACGCTATCTTCACTTTCCGGCGGCGCATGGTACCATGACCGCATCCACCATACCATGAATTTTCTTTTTGTCCTGGGGGCACAAGGTGGCAAGGATGCCGCCCAGGGGCGCC of Nitrospina watsonii contains these proteins:
- a CDS encoding tetratricopeptide repeat protein, coding for MSLIADSLKKAQKDRDRDKEQIERNVLRFSNLPGLVDILKKVSVVLGWVLILIGGWFTIFVPSQQYQARTKPLILAAAPRPDIAQTGTSPQTGVPEENPSQKKKDTPPPEKGPVEGTGLLAVVAAKPEPPVAVLPETGKKSQAPLLKKKGGAKDNEKEKAAVQSISTTGNQIKTEPKLKSKSKPQPQPLVPGGEKQPAKIPYTPFVKPESSLEQVAALTEGLGADLTDAPQDKMETQNAPEGTQLAQEVPVTSLLNENETVPAMQQNAVPEQKSDQILDLAAEQKSVSGDDSIHVMPNEADMQKWKTGRDSRTMDDKSRYFNIASFHHQNEDYFLALEFYEKAKRLDPGNARIHNNRALIFKKLGRSQEAIRELLQAVRIDPAYVKAYNNLGLMYYLHGDPMSAIRYYEKATEIDSRNVESYNNLAIIYKKQNHYRRAEMLYRKVINLDPKQPEGYYNLALLYEQMNRIPEAIEHYKQFVTRAQSSRPALTMRVRSHIQKLEEKS
- a CDS encoding AAA family ATPase; the encoded protein is MYRVFYNFKEKPFSLTPDPRYIFFSEVHQEALDHIMFGISQREGFMAITGGIGTGKTTLCRALLETIDSQDKVALILNPMLSSSDLLRALVQDIGAKPQFIEHKATTVDSELQAGNNGHGGDPAGKWTPEETKWLRHASKKELLDALNDFLLAQYAMGGSTIVIIDEAQNLSLDVLEQVRLLSNLETEKQKLLQIIFVGQTEFNEKLGLPQLKQLNQRISVRYELKPLSADETRTYIYHRLRVASAVPRVTFSRTAFKAIHSYTQGYPRLINLVCDRALLAGYNARDKCIDAKHVRQAIKSLLGDDGERTKFDFIMKLRLAVAASILFFIAGTMFFVRGDTAYLQTIRNLKHSISSMVPFGAGTEPGVTTEFKPMTPTLTAPSPQTKASSRKASDQRDSQSGGEEKIIKLPLIFSEQTPEELYRIQISSWTKKSKAARILGELEGKGYPAYIRETTRSGKPWYVVYAGPYEDVKTARTDLSRLANSGVEPILLSYNPKG
- a CDS encoding DUF502 domain-containing protein; amino-acid sequence: MKTFFKKYLVAGLLILIPAGLTVFLLAFVINHLDRIMAPWISFVIRRWNLPLPEDFYLPGLGFFMVCLIIFAVGLVATNFFGKKLVALGDRILHQTPIVRSVYTTIKKVTDAVSEADTGSFDEVVVVKYPHDGMRMFGLVAGRTRGEVRENFDEEPVNVFIPLIPNVTLGFYLVLPRKDVETMDISVEEGMKYLMSFGLATAESKTKKNRQENK
- a CDS encoding MotE family protein codes for the protein MPQRFRLRNLTLILTMALLAGVPLAMAQTGDSTSQPKSTESSTGSGGTLTLPSTDKSRLEMNMETFRMLEMIEKKNRELEKREDELALREKNLNDLEKKVRSDLQKIEEALVRSEELVGIKRDLIQKNLESLVKMYSSMKATEAATLMESMDQDIAVQILSKMKSRDAGAVLGKMNTQVAKNLTEKIAGKAKQP
- the pilO gene encoding type 4a pilus biogenesis protein PilO gives rise to the protein MNLPKQPWVQKLTTREVLLLIMTTLVVIGVGYYKLEYEPLAAKRDNIVKQTEQITESLHGFELALARSSPEQLVAQIQQVNDQISALREEIRVTKASMTENVEGIVRALSKQAKFHRAEMLSLNSRETEVEVSGVRYKQVMLALSIKSDYQGVGRFVQSLKEVPAVLSIQNLKIDRTRDTHPLVKTEMIIQLFVL
- a CDS encoding secretin and TonB N-terminal domain-containing protein, producing the protein MTRLNKPVCAFIAAWVLWSGTSCASNPYSNSPLAQSNEAELNKTFESQKPDAFDQELDPGMPSAELLMSQPEFVPEGLGEESVRMEQLQRAGPRFTLSAKDADIKNILMALSKGVRQNIIIDPDIQKKVTVDLKDVTISEALENVLAPLHLDYKFDGKFIRVFKRKMETRMFRMNYIVSQRAGASTVQSMSGTGTSGSQNSVASGFTGGAGGNFGGGFSGNSSGNNQNQQNNRTSTQLVTSERNDLWREIFFGLKRIVAGKIDNIDEMNEEKIFEEQRGRTGRTNAGQQGNLLGNMLGLQPPTAQTEPLNPDEIGSELPGKDEEDKKRQDSYFSINRQAGVVIVHHYPDVLLEVAEFLEAIEGSVQRQVFIQAKILEVNLSDEYRLGVDWSQVSPLKIIHDSDPDIFQGLTPGPGQPFNFSNSGGSNSTLGTMIAGAGGIFYGLSNTQISVLIDALSDQGNVSVLSSPKIATLNNQRAVIKVGTEDIFFMPVVIPATTTQASATQFIPSQITIGIVLDVLPQINMDGTVMMSINTSVSERSGERVSPDGQNRVPVLDVRESNNVVMAKSGQTIVIGGLMKNTRQRDNNELPFLGKIPLLGKLFQYEANRDEKTELVIILTPKVMVGLSIDERLKKEQDRFNQFLSPMQSQLMTEE